TGCAAATAGATAGAATTGTGTGTGTGTGTTTCATAAAAACTTCTGTAGTTGTTTTCTTATAATGGGTTAGCTGTCTTCAAAAGTCTTAAATATAAGCTTTTCGGCGAAGTAATAGTTTAGCAAGCAGTACAAAGCATAGCAGTATTGCACCCTACGGAGTTTGTTACTTCTAAAAAGGTAAAAAGTAAGCTTATTTTTTGCGCTCAATCGTATACTCTACCAGGCGCTTTAATGACTGTTTGAATTCGGAGTCCGGAAAAGTACTAAGAATATCCTGAGCCTTGCGGTGATAGTCCTGCATCACTTCTGTAGCGTACTCTATACCGCCAGAGGCTTTTACAAAGTCTATGACCTCATGTACCTTGCGAGGCTTCTCACTCTGGTTTTTAATAATATAGATAATACGTTTCTTCTCCAGCCAGGAAGCCTTTTGCAGCGCATAGATAAGCGGGAGAGTCATTTTTTTCTCCTTAATATCTATACCTACCGGCTTGCCAATTTCTGCACTACCGTAGTCAAATAGGTCATCTTTAATCTGAAAGGCTATGCCAACTTTCTCGCCAAAGTCCAGCATTTTCTGTATGGTCTCTTGGTCGGCACCAGTAGAGCTGGCGCCTACTCCACAACATGAGCTAATTAAAGAAGCTGTTTTCTGGCGGATAATTTCGTAATACACACTCTCTGTAATATCCAGATTACGCGCTTTTTCTATCTGCAGAAGCTCTCCTTCGCTCATCTCTCGTACCGCATTTGAGACAATCTCCAGCAGTCGAAAATCTTTATGCTCTACAGAAAGCAACAAGCCTCTGGAGAGTAGGTAATCACCTACCAGTACAGCGATTTTGTTTTTCCAGAGCGCATTAATAGAAAAGAATCCACGACGATAGTTGGAGTCATCTACCACATCATCGTGCACTAGCGTGGCTGTATGCAATAGTTCAATTAGCGCAGCACCACGATGGGTAGCCTCGCTTATCTGGCCAGTCAGGCCAGCAGATAAAAATACAAACATGGGCCGCACCTGCTTGCCCTTGCGTTTGACAATAAAACTCATGATTTTATCCAGCAACAATACATTGCTTTTCATAAAATCACGGAATTTGTCTTCGAAGATGCCCATTTCGTGGTCAATGGGCGAGCGGATTTCCTGGATAATGCTACTCATAGGCAAGGGCACAATATTACCACCTAATTGTACCAATGCAAAGTACTAAGGGAGATTTGCTTATTTTTTGTATTATGGCTGCTTCTGACATGGTCTTTTCGTATAGCGTTGTATAGCTATATTTTTATACTTACATAATTCAATATTGTTCAAGCTTTGAGCTCATGAATCTAACAAAAATATTAACGCCAAGTGCTTTAAGTACAGCTAAACATCAAAAACCACTTACTTATGATGTCCGCTACCCTGAGAACGGCACGCCCAAGCCAGTCATCTTATTTATTCATGGCTTTAAGGGCTTTAAAGATTGGGGGTATTTTAACCTGATGGCCGATACTTTTGCAGAGGCTGGTTTTGTATTTGTCAAAATTAATTTATCACATAATGGCACCACACCGAATGCTCCAGAGGAGTTTGCCGACCTGGAAGCTTTTGGCCAAAACAATTTTAGCATAGAATTGGACGATGTGGGCTTGCTATTAGACCATATTTTGTCAGCAGATTTTGAAGTTCCGGAAGAGGAGATAGATAAAGAGCAACTGATGCTGGTAGGGCATAGCCGTGGTGGTGGACTCGCTTTGCTTAAAGCAAGTGAGGATACCCGTATTAGAGCAGTTGTAACTATGGCGGCAGTAAGC
This window of the Porifericola rhodea genome carries:
- a CDS encoding alpha/beta hydrolase family protein, with the translated sequence MNLTKILTPSALSTAKHQKPLTYDVRYPENGTPKPVILFIHGFKGFKDWGYFNLMADTFAEAGFVFVKINLSHNGTTPNAPEEFADLEAFGQNNFSIELDDVGLLLDHILSADFEVPEEEIDKEQLMLVGHSRGGGLALLKASEDTRIRAVVTMAAVSDWEARWPKDVLQQWKEAGIQHIPNSRTGQIMPLYYQIVEDYYRFRDRLHLPQAIKRLKVPVLAFHGTEDETVPLSMAEDLQKWNDYVRLEILEGANHTFGGGHPYPEDHLPAAVRHIIDTSVGFFKKS
- a CDS encoding polyprenyl synthetase family protein, whose protein sequence is MSSIIQEIRSPIDHEMGIFEDKFRDFMKSNVLLLDKIMSFIVKRKGKQVRPMFVFLSAGLTGQISEATHRGAALIELLHTATLVHDDVVDDSNYRRGFFSINALWKNKIAVLVGDYLLSRGLLLSVEHKDFRLLEIVSNAVREMSEGELLQIEKARNLDITESVYYEIIRQKTASLISSCCGVGASSTGADQETIQKMLDFGEKVGIAFQIKDDLFDYGSAEIGKPVGIDIKEKKMTLPLIYALQKASWLEKKRIIYIIKNQSEKPRKVHEVIDFVKASGGIEYATEVMQDYHRKAQDILSTFPDSEFKQSLKRLVEYTIERKK